The Cicer arietinum cultivar CDC Frontier isolate Library 1 chromosome 1, Cicar.CDCFrontier_v2.0, whole genome shotgun sequence genome contains the following window.
aaacattactaatttatttatttacttttacttttttttttgttcattataattaatttacataattGCGACGTCTCGAATTCgaatctaaaataaaatgtcCACCTAATAATATCTGCATTTATCAATTTAACTGGTGttttaatatatgaattttaatatatgaattttatacaTTCGGTTgtaaagtattttttaaaacatgatGCACGAGGGGGACTGCTTACTatattatttgagaaaaaatgaTGCACAAcaagaataaattaattttatattatcattgtaaattaatttatattgataatgaatatttttttttatttcatcatCTCACTtgataattataataactaCCATCATTAAATAACCACACAATCAAAGATTAGAATTGATTGTCAATCAAAGACAATGTATGAGTATTAaactcatattattattataaaataataaattaaattacatttaaGAGTTACattcatttaataatattgtatcgaataaatatttttcaaaaatcaataatttaaaaaatctactattatataaattatatatataaattttgacatcaATATATAATTGTTTCCTATATCATTTAAATACGTTAAGATTAACTTCAACAACAACAcgatatataatattattatacataaataaactattatattgttatgttatttaactattttatataatatattgttatgttattatatatatatatatattattttttaaatatggcTAATATAGATCTCTAAGAAAATGGTCTTAGAATGGATGTTTactatttttactaaaatatgaattttataataataaaaaataaagaataaatataatattttattaaaattaattaaaaataacgaaattcatcttttaaattactttttaactttttgtcaaaaaagttatgataatttgatttaatataatatttatgatttattattaaaacaatCTTCGGCCCATTTGATGAGATTTCTGGATCTCtccctgttttaaaataattcattcaagagttttaaatattataatttttaatgccAAAACACTTTTAACTATCCTCCattctttctttacaaaattcaaataatttaattttcatgtaCGTATTACACTGTCggtaatttttataataattatgataacaattaaatattattaatgatttaattattataattaattaatagtggaatatttttttttacactacaatatatttaaattaaattcataaccaAAAGTTGTTCATATAgtcagtttttttaattttttcacagAAACTTTGTGATGGGCTTGCATATCCCAAAAGTAATGCATTTATTTAAGGGAAAGCGAAGCAGTTGCATTTTAAAACTTCTTTTACTTACACATACTAAAATTAATGAGTTAGTTCTTTACTTTGCATTTGAACTAGTTAATCAATAGACCAAACCCAAAGTTCAATTAGTTTCAGTTCAAGTTTATGACAATAAAAGCTGTTTTTAtccaattatttttctttctttaattaaCTTCCATATCCAACACAATCATTAGCATTCATAACATTTACTCTCATattaattttcagttttaatgGTACATATGTTTGGAATATGTTTGGATTAGAAATGAGTCGGACAAAATCACggttattgtgattttattgaataataaagTGTTAGTGGTTCATTGTAATTATGTTAATCTCAACTACAAATCCGAATACGGACTTGGTGCAGGTTCAGATTGACGTGAAATTTGACAGAATCACGGTGTACAATGTAATTGGTCTCTTAATAATTGAAGGTCCCTCAATCCATTCACATTTCAAGGAACATTTGCAATTGTGAAAATTTAACCAAGAAACCATAGACTTCCCTTCCAAAGAGTTGAGACTTGCATGACAATGAGTTGTTGATGAACTCCCCAATGATGTTTTCAGTATGCacaaacaaaagttgaatttggTTATTTTCATATTGTCAAAGTGGCATAAAGGAGAGGAATATGATCCATGGAATCAAATATTAGGAAGAAACTTCACATTCACGTTTGCTGCAACTTTCTACATCTACTAAGAAATCTTGTGTATTATCCATTCATTAGTATATGGtaattctaatttaataaaacatACAACTTCCTCAAGGAAACCAAAAGCACTATTTGTATAACTTGCCATCATCATTCAAGCATCATTTACcttcaaaagaggagaaaagcAAAACATGATGAAATTGGATGAACCAAAGCAAAGATCAATCATCAATAGTTACATACAAATGAAAAGGAATCCCTTTCTTGTGACTCCATTCCAAAGCCATCCCTTTCACCCTTTTTCTCCTTCCTCAAAACCCACATATAAAAACATATACTTTCTCCAccttcttcttccttcctcAACAATATCACCATTTCATTCATATTATGTCTCTAACAGGCCGTCCTCGTGTCGTCGTCAATGGAGTTCGAAGAATGAGAACCTTCCACTATTTCTGGTGTCTCAATTGCCAACGTACTGTGAGAATACCCTCAACAATAACAATGCATGCCTCTATCTGCCCCTATTGCTTCCATCAATTACGTTATGAACTTGATGTATCAAGGACAAGACTTTCATCTAATAATCAATTAATGCATAATTTGGCTTTCATCCTTGATCCATCTCTCAGAAGACAAAACCAAAACAACACAACACCACAATGGGAAACAGAACATGAACatgatcaaaatcaaaatcaaaatcaaaatccacAAACATGGATTACTCTTAGATTTGTAAGACCAACTACTCCACCAAGTCCTATTTCCCCACCACAGCAAAACTTGGATCCACAACCCAATAACATCCCTTCATTAGATGAGTTCTTTGAtggaatgattgaaaacaacaTTCGACCAGGGCCGCCTCCTGCGTCGCCTTCAGCTATCGAAGCCTTGCCTATGGTGAAAGTGACAGAAACTCAACTGTCAAGTGATCCAAATTGTCCAATATGTAAAGATGAATTTGAGGTTGATGTAGAAGTGAGAGAGTTACCATGCAAACATTTCTACCATTCTGATTGTATTCTTCCTTGGCTCCATATGCATAACACTTGCCCTGTATGTCGCCATGAGTTACAAGGGATTGATAATAGTAATGCTAATTACAACTACTTTTTCCTCAATGAGAATGAGCAACAAGGGTTCATTGGTTTTGAGGAATTTGCAAGCAGCATTAATTGGATTTGGAGCCAACTGGCTTTGTTTAGGCCAATTCGCGCAATCCTAGATTGGACATTGTCCTTCTTTGATTTCCAACACAACAATGGTCGCAGTCATAGTAGAAGTAAGATCAAACTCTAAGACTGCTATTACTTGTttcaaaaatcttaatttttttgctGTCATTGCATCTTGTTAGCTtcaatgatattattttaatgaatattttattaattaaaatgacactaatgaacttttAGGATTTACCCCAAGGGGATTTAAACTTTGTTCGACTGTCGCTTGAGGTTACAAGGTTAAACTGTTAGATAACTGTGTATGCAGGTAGTTCTTGGTGGCGAGCATTGCTCATTTCACAGCTTTGTCTATGAGATTTCAGATTGAAGCCTGGTTTATCATGTTGGAATTATTCCATTGCTTATGGTAATTTCTAAATTTGCTTCACTATTGAGAGGTCTTGACTGTTCTCACATCAAATTTGTGCTGCTTATTGTGTGCTTGCTGCACTAATTCATACTTTAAGCAGTCTAGCATTCAGGCATGGTAAGGTGTAAATTATGGttccattaaaaaatttagtagATAAGaggtgtatatatataatttgtgtGCTAGTCACATGCAAAAAATTACACTGTATATATGTTAATGTGCATAAatatattcaaagattgttttctatattgttgTTAAGGCATATATACCTTTTCCATTTTTTGTggtgtttttattttctactCAATATTGTTTCTTCTGTCAGTTTTTTGTTGGATGttcttgtaaattttaatctgtttttgtttcttttgtaaGAAAACTTGAAACTTCTTCAACTCTTttgttatcttaaaatataaataatgaagaaaaaaaagagagtaGAGAACAAGGAAACATGTAGCATAGTTGTGTAAGTAATAAAAGTAGTGTCAGAACTAGTTTGGTGAAAAAGTTTATATGTGTAATTGGAAAGAGGATGGTAGAATTGGATCTGCCCGAGTCAATTATCGCAACCGCCGGTTACCTCCACTTTCTGCCACTGCATCGGTCACCATCTCCGCCTTGGGGTTATTCTTCACTCCTGTTTCAAGGTCactttatttattcatgtaCTTAATTTCATTACAAATTGCAAGACTTTGGAGTATGAATCTGCTAGTTTATTTGTGTGCTGTATACTTTTATGGTTCTTTAGGAAAATGTGTGTTGGGGTACATTTTATGTCTTTAACGTTTTAACTTGTATGCTATGACTTATAGGGGCTTCGGTTGCTTTGGCTCACTTCCCTCCTATGTGTTCTAATGGTGTCAATTATCTGCATTGACAATTGGAGACATGTAAGCGTAACACATAATCAATAATTGATTTGATAACTATTTTTGATTCGTCATGCATGTGACAATTGGAGACATGTAAGCATAACACCAAATCAATAGTTGATTTGATAATTACTTGTGATTCGTCATGCATGTGGATATAAGATGAACCATTGATTAATCATAAATGTTGATACTactcactttattttttttaatgaaaaatccAATTGTCGGCTCATATATCACATTTTCCAATTCTTACTTGACAATCGTTTGTAGGCCAACCAACACTTTGCGATGGCTTATACATCCCAAAAGAATGCATTATTTATACAGAAAAGAGGGAATAACAAGGCAaatgcaaattttattattgattttgtgAAATTTAGGTTAAATATAAAGGGAATTCACTTTACATGACAAAGAGAAAGAAAGCTGTTGCATTTTAAAACTACTTTCATTCTACTTTTGCACCAAAACGAGTTGGttttttactttactttataTTTGTACTAATAGACCATAACCATATTCAAACATGCACTCATTATCTTGTGAAAACACACTTGGGAATTGGGATCAAATGTCAGATAATGCAAATTAGATCGATTCCTTCTAATTCTAAGAGGGgatataatatatttgtctACACAAAATGGATTAAGAAATAACAAATGTGTCAATTGCATTGTTATGAAAAAAcagtggtaaaaaaaaaaattcaaacagtTAATCAGGTAGTATTGTTTGAGCATCgtataataataactattgaacaacaaagtgtaaaaaaaaaaaattagcaatACCAATCACACAATAGAATGATGAAACCTAAGAGTGATGATGATGGTGACAGGTCACGAGTCTTTATCGTTGCGTTTGTTCTTAACATTAGCATAACTCTTGAGATGAAAATCAAGAAAAAGAGCCAAAAGAGAAGCATTGAAAACAGCGTTGAAGCACCAAGCCTTCATTCCAGAGCAACCAACACCAGATCCAGAGAAGTGGTAATAAAGCATGACACCGGAGGCGGCGAAGCTGAATACAAACTGAACAATCTGACAGTCGGTGACGGCGCGCTTCCACGGCGGTCGAATTCCGATAACGGTGAGGAAGTAGTAAGAGTACATGATGACGTGGACGGATGAGTTAGTTAGAAGCGCGATTGGGAAAAGCGATTGAGAGGAATGGAGCCATAGATAAGACATGAGGGGAACGGTGGAGTGATGGTACACGTGGAGAAATGAGAGCCGTTTGATGGAGCGCGAGAGTATGATGAAGAGAGTGTCGAGGAATTCAAGAAATTTGGAGAGGTAGAAGATGTAGGCCCAAAAGAAGAGGGGTCCACTTGGAGGGGTTTGAGGAGGGAAGCATATGGTGGAGCGGAGGTTGGGGGTGTGTGTGAGGATGGTTAGGGAGGTGCCAATAGCCATAGTGAGGGAGAGGATGGAGAGAGTTAGGTTGTGGAGTGCGGTGAGGGGTTTGAGGAAGCTAGGAGGGAAAGGTGGGAGAGGGAGAAGGAGGAGGAAGAGAGCGAGGAAGAGGTAAGAAGCTATGGCAATACAGAGGAATAGTGGAGAAGAAGCTGGGGTTTGAGGAGGGTTCCATGTGAAATTCAGGATATTTGGATGGTAAACTAGCCAGTATTGGAGGACACTGATGCTGCTGCTAATGGGGTTTCCCATTCTCCTCTCTGCCTCTGGATAAGAAATGTGTTCCGGAGATATGGTAGTCACTTTATGCACTCTTGTTATCTAGGTTAATTTCTCATGtaggttattattatttattggcATTCACTGTTGGGGATATTTGATATAACATTGCCTTATATTCACACTTTCCTATTCTTTCTTCAATCATTGATTGCAAGTCAACCAGTGTATCTGTATTGTCAATTGCAGtcacaaaactaaaatatattcaaattctGCCTACTAAACAATAAAGATAGCGCTGCTACAGCCACCATTTCACAACATTGAGCCACCATTCAGAACAGAGAAACCATTACTTACATATCCTACTATATGTTATCAATAAATTGAAAGTTGACATGTTGCAGAGGCCTTTGCGCATGAGGACAATATACTTTCTATTCCAGGTCGTTCCCTATTACACCAAATTATCATGGTTTCTAAAACTTTTGCATGCTTTAGAATATATCCTGCTAACATAAGGTGACGTCGTAGGCCTGCAAATGCAAAGTCACGAATAGTGCAAGTTCTGAGGTATGATGAAAGGCATTGTGGAACAAATGTTGGTTCGTCCCAATTGTCTTGGTCATCTTCTGTAATATAGTCATCCTCATCTAGATCGCTTCGTATATTCTGTTAATAAtacacaaaataaaacaaaacataaagatgtgttataaataaaatataaaaccaaATATGATTCTTAAACTTAACAAACCTGATAAAGGTCGAGATTTTGAAGCTTAGGGCAGTGATTGAGCACTTCTACAACTACATCCCAGTTGTAGTTAAGCACCAAGTGGGTCAAGTTATGGAAGATAGGAAAGTTAGTAGGGTGATAGCCCTAGATTATGTAGAAAGACAGCATTAGAACCTAAGACGAAATTCCCTAAAATaatgtaagaaataaattaaaagcaCTCAtgtcatatattaaaatacattgCACATCATAAATCACAATCATAGTATCATGTCATAAGAAGAAGGAGTTAGAATACTTTATTATCATTTTAAGGTTGACTTGTTGTTCTTGAATGTCTCTCTTGAATAATTATAGAATAAGATCTTCACCCCCTTCTTTCCTAATTCCAGATGGGATAGATATAATTCTCTTAAGTTTCTCTCATAAGAGATAAGAACTATAAGTTATTGTGCGAGAAATTGATGAGGGACCTATCCTTTAAGGTAGGATTACTACGATTCTATCCATCCCTTTTACTTATATTCATAAGATATCAATCCATACTCTTTTATGATAAGTTGTAATCGTTTTGCCCATCATCAATCTATTCAACTTTAGActatatttttcaagtaaacTCGTTCGTATAATATCCATTGACACAAGATGAATATTCCATGACTCATTAAGATATCATTCAATCAATGAAAGAACCaatacttataaataaaatttctaacaaataaaatacagATAAATCacactttcttttcttcatttcattccatttacatgcatcatatatatatgaataataatCAAACAAAATTACCTTCCAAAGCTGTATGCGCATATACTCCAAATTTGAAAGTGCTTTCACCCAATAATCGCAACGACAACCAATAATATACGCTCTATTCAACTTACTTAAGCTTGAACTATCAAAATCCAAAGGATCCGTTCTAAaagaatacacatcagacactTTCAAATCTTCAAGAACAGGACATCCACCTagaagcaacaaaaaatcttcatatttatCAAAGTAAATATCATTCAAATGAAGAGCTTTAAGCGATGGAAATccaacaaaattaaaacaagaGTCTTCTTCCACACTGAACCAACGAAGCTTAAGAACAACTAGGGTTCTACAACTAAAAACACTAATAGGTAAATTAGGTCCTGTATGACCAGGATCATAAACAACACTGAAAGTAAGATTAAGAAATTGAACATTCTGTTTAACAACATAGTTAATCCAATTGATAACATTGGGAAAGCTTTTATGATAAGCAATGTAAGGGTAATCATATTCAATGTCGAGCCAGAAACGGTCGATTGAATGAGAACCAGCGCGTTCTCGTGAGAACAAAAGAGTGTCGACGAATTCGTTGAAACGGTTATTATCTGCTAGGGTTTTCACTTTGATGTTGCCGAAGTTAAGGGCAGGAATGTAATTCCATAGACGACGCAATCTCTTTGAAAGAATGCTTGCTGCGATTACTTTTTTGGTGGGAAGAAGAGAGAGAATCTGGCAGATCACTTCGTCCGGTAAACTTGCGAAACTTCCGGTCTCATCCGTTGAGATTTCGCGGTGGGAAGACATTAGTATACAAGTAGCTTTGATTGAAAAAGATTCAATTCAATGCATTTAGATTTTAAGATCAGAAGATATATATAGGTACCGTGAGTAAAAAGAGCAGAGTTTGTTACAAGTAACAACTCCATAGAAccagggtttatggtttatgaaaaagagaaactactttccaaaaatatcttttattaatggtataagtaaaataaattaaaattgaaaaaataaagtaattagtAAGAAAAGACATAATAGAAAAAGAAGCATAATTTGAGATAAGAATGATATATAATTTGGGACAGAGTGAGTATTttctattgaaaaataattgaatttaaaacttgataaaaataaaaaaattacattttttatgaGTCATGCTAACTAGTGCAATAAagatatttcttaaaaaattatttaaaaaaataaaagtaagatATTatgtagataaatttaaatttttaaactactaaaattttatttttagtgtcTTAAGAATTACCCTTGAGTCACTTATTAGTATTTCCCTTTTCATACAAGTTATTATGtccaataaaatttataataactaaattattataaggatattacttttttttaatgaaatttataagGATATTACTCTAAGATTCTCCTGCATTTTCCATgaattaaatactaaaataggctataacaaattaaatataaacattttaataaaaatacaaaatttggaCTCCGGGTCATTGATATTAAAGGGGTTCGCAATGCAGATTCAATTGAAAAAGATAATTATGatccaaatattaaattacCATGATTCAATTTGATTTAGATGACTTCTTTATAAAATCTtaaactaaatcaattaaatgtgatttatattgaattagttgatcttatttaaaattataaaaacaaaatcaactaatattaatactaatattaGAATGTCACGATGaattattaatttgatgttaaatattatatatattatacgaAGAAATAACATTGAGGAATGtcaattatcaattatatttaaaataatgaaatagtaaaaaataaatagattaaattaaatcaataagtactattgaaaaataaaaaatcaacacataaaatattaataaataaaaaagaaattaataaagtTTATAAATGCAGTGGGGTTTAGTTTTCTAAAAGTAATATGAAATTCAATCCGATggaacattttttataaaaggagATCTTTAAAAGTTCAATAACTTCAATTTTATAcagtttcattatttttagaTCAGATGACAATTGTTATTTGGATcgatttaaattttcaaataaccTCATCCTTggttaaattttcaaataaccTCATCCTTGTCTGTGGCCTAAAAAATGGCACAATATTCGTGTTGATAAAACTcaatttcttttgaaatattttcaacAAAGTGGGATGAGAATATAACATTCTCATATTTGCTACAAGTTTGTAATAAGTATTTCCAAGTATTATTTATTCTTAACACGAGTTTTCACTTTCATATTTCCATGTTAGAGggtaagaatattttattattataaaaataaaatcaaatacatcaaaaattttaaatattttttttaaccttatGATTTATATACGTATAAAAACACATATTTCTAAAAGCTTATGACATAATTTGACTTTAAAACATCCATAATCATATAAATAAAGTTcgccaattttattttttagaaaaaaataattgtactCATGTTCCTTTCGCATTATATTAAATGTctcatttatattatattaagtgTCTCTTTATATTAACAACAAAGTATTAAACTACTTTCACActaatatacatttatttattatatctcaATTCATCTAGCAACTACACTACCtactatttataaaaatattttagtaaataaaacTTATCTATAACTCAAATCAACTCaactaattattttcttaaaattatgcACAATCCAAATGTTGGTGACTATTTGCCTTCCCCGTGCTCGTGTGTCTATCTTTTGGATAAAATTGATTTCTTTACTTTTGAAAGCAAGGAAAACGAAAGTGCAGGGAGAGCATGGAATTATACATAGTCTGACTAACTAAGCTCTTTTATGGATATTACTGCAGATGTTTTACAGATTCAGATGCTCAAAGAACCCATTAATTCTTTGCATATTATACATTTGATCGTATACAAGGAAGGGTTCTTTTGACATCTAAAGTCAATTTTGCATCGGATCATGCTGTTTGTTAGTTGACCCCTTTGGGATCAATTTCACGTTCATACAGGATGTTATAATACTAGATGAGAAGCCTGCCAACTTTCTGGCTTAACCCACCGAAGCTTTACAATGTGGTTGCATGCCTGAATTGAAGTATAGAGACGTATTAAAATTTGTCGGAAGTTTCTTCCTTTGTCTGCACAAAACTTTTGAAGCATCATTAAGCTGTAGTCCTTGCATGGCTTGCGGATCCTTCATTAGGTAACATATCCGTATCATAGGAATGTCAAATCAttgagaaaaacaaaagaaattaataGCATACAGATGCCCATTAGCAAGATTTCCCTATGAAAATCACCACCTGCTGAAGCTgcacataaaaaagaaaaaagagtatTAAGACATTAATTAAGACATTAAAGCAAGTCAAGAAACCAGAACTCATGATTTTATCAAGTTATGATGCAACAACTAATGCTTTTAAATTAAAGGTAAATAGGTAATTATTAGAAACTACTCCTGCCTTCAACAAGTTCAAAATTAAAGGCAATACGGCCATACGGGTACGTTGCAGCAACTTGTCAACAGTTGTCCTTCACAGAGATACTACGTTTGATCTAAAAAAGAAGCACCTTGAATGCgatttaaattatgtttaaaacCCACTTACTGTAACACAATTCTGTTTTGTGACCATCTTGCAAAACAATTCACTATCAAGACATACTTTTTAGATTTGCCTACTCATTTTCAGGTGAGGAAGCTAATCTAAATCGTAATCACATACTTTGAAACAAGAAAGTGTATCAGAATTAAAAGAACCCAAGCCTGTGGGCCTAAGGACCATT
Protein-coding sequences here:
- the LOC101493978 gene encoding fatty acid elongase 3-like, which gives rise to MGNPISSSISVLQYWLVYHPNILNFTWNPPQTPASSPLFLCIAIASYLFLALFLLLLPLPPFPPSFLKPLTALHNLTLSILSLTMAIGTSLTILTHTPNLRSTICFPPQTPPSGPLFFWAYIFYLSKFLEFLDTLFIILSRSIKRLSFLHVYHHSTVPLMSYLWLHSSQSLFPIALLTNSSVHVIMYSYYFLTVIGIRPPWKRAVTDCQIVQFVFSFAASGVMLYYHFSGSGVGCSGMKAWCFNAVFNASLLALFLDFHLKSYANVKNKRNDKDS
- the LOC101493664 gene encoding FBD-associated F-box protein At5g56370-like; translated protein: MSSHREISTDETGSFASLPDEVICQILSLLPTKKVIAASILSKRLRRLWNYIPALNFGNIKVKTLADNNRFNEFVDTLLFSRERAGSHSIDRFWLDIEYDYPYIAYHKSFPNVINWINYVVKQNVQFLNLTFSVVYDPGHTGPNLPISVFSCRTLVVLKLRWFSVEEDSCFNFVGFPSLKALHLNDIYFDKYEDFLLLLGGCPVLEDLKVSDVYSFRTDPLDFDSSSLSKLNRAYIIGCRCDYWVKALSNLEYMRIQLWKGYHPTNFPIFHNLTHLVLNYNWDVVVEVLNHCPKLQNLDLYQNIRSDLDEDDYITEDDQDNWDEPTFVPQCLSSYLRTCTIRDFAFAGLRRHLMLAGYILKHAKVLETMIIWCNRERPGIESILSSCAKASATCQLSIY
- the LOC101493011 gene encoding uncharacterized protein encodes the protein MSLTGRPRVVVNGVRRMRTFHYFWCLNCQRTVRIPSTITMHASICPYCFHQLRYELDVSRTRLSSNNQLMHNLAFILDPSLRRQNQNNTTPQWETEHEHDQNQNQNQNPQTWITLRFVRPTTPPSPISPPQQNLDPQPNNIPSLDEFFDGMIENNIRPGPPPASPSAIEALPMVKVTETQLSSDPNCPICKDEFEVDVEVRELPCKHFYHSDCILPWLHMHNTCPVCRHELQGIDNSNANYNYFFLNENEQQGFIGFEEFASSINWIWSQLALFRPIRAILDWTLSFFDFQHNNGRSHSRSSSWWRALLISQLCL